The following are encoded together in the Thunnus thynnus chromosome 15, fThuThy2.1, whole genome shotgun sequence genome:
- the LOC137198240 gene encoding major histocompatibility complex class I-related gene protein-like, whose protein sequence is MTRSDRFPGHGQEHRGERRRIRPKQENEKSPRTKLTFSRVNGEYFVLKMYFIAVFVLLGTRLTVNSEKHSLSYIYTAFSKPVGLPGIHEFTAMGLLDGRMIDYYDSDLQKTVPKQPWMKERLPPDYWEKGTQSRLSKQQWFKINIDILKIRMNQTDNDVHILQCMVGCEGKTKADGSVTYSRGLYMYNYDGRDFLSFDDTNAVWVASTDIAVPTKKKWDGVLVLKEYTKDYLEFECIEWLSVFMRYGQKQLQTAPKPDVYVFATNTKIKITVKLTCLATGFYPKNIILEIKRNGRVLTKEDGLLSSGVRPNEDDTYQRRESVEILRSDIATYRCEVRHRATNVYVEKVWDHKYPDPPGGDIKGTIAGVIVVVLPVIIVAAVLVVLYRNRMNGSKASPSSSSGGSGGSSTDVSDNSSANGSANGSDNVSDGSSQPEAQEEPTHQETKNALPVGRKYKVKRRV, encoded by the exons ATGACGCGCTCAGATCGATTTCCGGGTCACGGGCAGgagcacagaggagagaggagacgaatACGCCCAAAACAGGAAAATGAGAAGAGCCCTCGGACAAAACTGACTTTTAGTAGAGTAAATGGAGAGTACTTTGTGCTGAAGATGTATTTCATCGCAGTTTTCGTCCTTTTGGGGACGAGACTGACGGTAAACAGCG AGAAACATTCCCTCTCTTACATCTACACTGCCTTCTCCAAACCTGTTGGACTTCCGGGCATCCACGAGTTCACTGCTATGGGTCTGCTGGACGGCAGGATGATCGACTACTATGACAGTGATCTCCAGAAAACAGTTCCCAAGCAGCCCTGGATGAAAGAGCGACTTCCTCCAGACTACTGGGAGAAAGGCACACAGTCCCGCTTGAGCAAGCAGCAGTGGTTCAAAATCAACATCGACATCCTGAAGATACGAATGAATCAGACCGACAATG ATGTCCATATTCTTCAGTGTATGGTCGGCTGTGAGGGTAAGACGAAGGCTGATGGCAGTGTGACGTATAGCCGTGGCTTGTACATGTACAACTACGACGGAAGAGACTTCCTGTCCTTCGATGACACCAACGCAGTCTGGGTTGCCTCCACTGATATAGCAGTCCCAACCAAGAAAAAGTGGGATGGTGTCCTGGTCCTAAAAGAATACACCAAAGACTACTTGGAGTTCGAGTGTATAGAATGGTTGAGTGTTTTCATGAGATACGGGCAAAAGCAGCTGCAAACAGCTC CAAAGCCAGATGTGTACGTGTTTGCTACAAACACCAAAATTAAGATAACCGTCAAGTTGACCTGCCTGGCCACAGGTTTCTACCCAAAAAACATCATCCTGGAGATCAAAAGGAATGGTCGGGTTCTGACTAAAGAGGACGGGTTGCTCTCTTCAGGCGTTCGACCAAATGAAGACGATACCTACCAGAGAAGAGAAAGTGTGGAGATTTTAAGGAGTGACATTGCTACATACAGATGTGAAGTCCGTCACAGAGCAACCAATGTATATGTGGAGAAGGTTTGGG ATCATAAATATCCTGACCCTCCTGGAGGAGACATCAAAGGCACTATTGCTGGGGTGATTGTGGTTGTGCTCCCTGTCATCATCGTGGCTGCAGTGCTGGTGGTGTTGTATAGAAACAGGATGAATG gATCCAAAGCAtctcccagcagcagcagcggtggtTCTGGTGGTTCTAGCACTGATGTTTCTG ACAACAGCTCAGCCAATGGATCAGCCAACGGCTCAGACAATGTCTCCGATGGTTCCAGTCAGCCTGAAGCCCAAGAGGAACCAACTCACCAGGAAACAAAAAATGCATTACCAGTGGGAaggaaatataaagtaaaaaggAGAGTTTGA